In Helianthus annuus cultivar XRQ/B chromosome 3, HanXRQr2.0-SUNRISE, whole genome shotgun sequence, a single window of DNA contains:
- the LOC110922966 gene encoding BES1/BZR1 homolog protein 4 has protein sequence MIHHQLTNSYSTLLFPLIVTKMSGARMPTWKERENNKRRERRRRAISAKIFAGLRMYGNYKLPKHCDNNEVLKALADEAGWTVEPDGTTYRKGCKPMERAHIGGSVSVSPGSSYQPSPYASCNQSPVSSAIASPTSSAFGPNPHPDSLIPWLKNLSSSSSSSSSSKLPHFQIHNGSLSAPVTPPASSPTAQSPSRIKIGWGGPHFPYLPCSTPPSPARETLPNYEWGTRVPQSGPTSPTFSLVAVNPFGFTATTGGSRMWTPGQSGTCSPAVPAGFDNNADIPMAEVVPDEFAFGSNASGRVKPWEGERIHEECVSDDLELTLGNSKAQIKCDPKKIWSSSIARN, from the exons ATGATCCATCACCAATTAACAAACTCTTACTCTACATTATTATTCCCTCTCATCGTTACTAAGATGTCTGGAGCAAGGATGCCTACATGGAAAGAAAGGGAGAACAACAAGAGGCGAGAAAGGCGGAGGAGAGCCATTTCGGCCAAGATATTCGCCGGCCTTAGAATGTACGGTAACTACAAGCTCCCGAAGCATTGTGATAACAATGAGGTACTCAAAGCGCTCGCCGATGAAGCCGGCTGGACCGTCGAGCCGGACGGTACCACCTATCGTAAG GGATGCAAGCCTATGGAGAGGGCCCACATTGGTGGTTCTGTGTCAGTGAGCCCTGGTTCATCTTATCAACCAAGTCCATATGCTTCTTGTAACCAAAGCCCGGTTTCATCCGCGATCGCGAGCCCGACTTCATCTGCATTCGGGCCCAACCCGCACCCGGATTCTCTCATTCCATGGCTTAAGAATCTCTCATCTTCATCctcttcttcaagttcatccAAGCTTCCACATTTTCAAATCCACAATGGGTCCCTGAGTGCACCGGTGACCCCGCCTGCCAGCTCACCAACCGCTCAATCCCCGTCTCGGATCAAAATCGGTTGGGGTGGGCCACACTTTCCCTATCTCCCATGTTCAACTCCCCCTAGCCCGGCTCGAGAGACTCTTCCTAATTATGAATGGGGGACGCGGGTCCCACAGAGTGGACCCACGTCCCCTACATTCAGTCTTGTTGCAGTGAACCCATTTGGGTTCACTGCAACAACAGGTGGCTCACGGATGTGGACACCTGGTCAAAGCGGGACTTGCTCTCCAGCAGTTCCTGCAGGGTTTGACAACAACGCAGATATTCCAATGGCTGAAGTTGTTCCGGATGAATTTGCATTCGGAAGCAATGCGAGCGGACGGGTGAAACCATGGGAAGGAGAAAGGATACACGAGGAGTGTGTGTCGGATGATCTTGAGCTTACTCTAGGGAACTCAAAAGCCCAG ATAAAATGTGACCCGAAGAAGATATGGTCATCTAGCATAGCGCGGAATTAG